From the genome of Bacteroides sp., one region includes:
- a CDS encoding HD domain-containing protein yields the protein MPSNHSDVFMEFTRAKEFIVQKLSRELSPSLFYHNAQHTLDVCRSVETLAIMEKVGDDNLLLLLTAALYHDTGFLWSYENNEPLACDFAEETLPGFGYSDKQLAVVRQLIISTTMPQQPRTLLEKILCDADLDYIGRDDFFITALRLHREWSENSTQKIPFRTWYERQRDFVESHEFFTRSARLLRNEKKRKNLSQVKELLDLIETSTNFDQKKINGIKKLYL from the coding sequence ATGCCCTCTAACCATAGTGATGTTTTTATGGAATTTACCCGTGCAAAAGAATTTATTGTCCAGAAACTTTCACGGGAATTAAGCCCCTCCCTTTTTTACCATAACGCCCAGCACACCCTCGACGTTTGCCGCTCAGTAGAAACCCTGGCCATCATGGAAAAGGTCGGGGATGACAACCTGTTGCTGTTACTTACCGCTGCCCTTTATCACGACACAGGCTTTCTTTGGTCGTATGAAAACAATGAACCCCTGGCCTGCGATTTTGCAGAAGAAACCCTGCCAGGTTTTGGATATTCCGACAAACAGTTGGCGGTGGTCAGACAGTTGATCATTTCAACGACCATGCCACAGCAACCCCGCACCCTGCTGGAGAAAATACTCTGCGATGCAGACCTGGATTATATCGGACGCGATGACTTTTTCATCACCGCCCTCCGGCTGCACCGCGAATGGAGCGAGAACAGCACCCAGAAGATCCCTTTCAGGACCTGGTATGAAAGGCAGCGGGATTTTGTAGAGTCACATGAATTCTTTACCCGTTCGGCAAGACTTTTACGCAACGAGAAGAAGAGAAAAAACCTTTCACAGGTAAAAGAACTCCTTGATTTGATCGAAACCTCCACAAATTTCGATCAAAAAAAGATCAATGGTATAAAGAAACTTTATTTATGA
- a CDS encoding DUF6048 family protein: protein MKNISKYCFILTLTFSLGARAQDMDTLVFRPTVSLGYDLSGLARNYFEPEVMVHGISGSFEWQPNWFAAIEAGNLDVAIARETHNYDARGLFFRAGVNYNLLQKNPSMKGEEIFLSFRYGFGTLSHEAPRIIINDPYWGSVEGAFEAARYSAHWAEIGGGLKTKLFWNLYLGWDLRIRLMLARKPGSDMDPYYISGFGKNDGNTSVMLHYSLFYKFSAGKNKLYIR from the coding sequence TTGAAGAACATATCAAAATACTGCTTTATCCTGACGCTGACCTTTAGTCTTGGAGCCAGGGCGCAAGACATGGACACGCTGGTTTTCAGGCCAACGGTTAGCTTAGGGTATGACCTTTCGGGATTGGCAAGAAATTACTTTGAGCCTGAGGTGATGGTGCATGGTATCTCGGGGAGCTTTGAATGGCAGCCAAACTGGTTTGCAGCCATTGAAGCTGGCAACTTGGACGTAGCTATAGCACGTGAAACCCATAACTACGATGCCCGGGGACTATTTTTCCGGGCGGGAGTGAATTACAACCTGCTTCAGAAAAATCCATCCATGAAAGGAGAAGAGATCTTCCTCTCCTTCCGTTATGGTTTTGGTACGCTAAGCCACGAAGCCCCCAGGATTATCATCAACGATCCTTACTGGGGCTCTGTGGAAGGGGCCTTCGAGGCAGCCAGGTATTCGGCCCACTGGGCAGAAATTGGCGGGGGATTGAAAACCAAATTATTCTGGAACTTATACCTGGGATGGGATTTACGCATCAGGCTGATGCTGGCACGCAAGCCGGGTTCGGACATGGACCCGTATTATATCAGCGGATTTGGGAAAAATGATGGAAATACTTCTGTGATGCTGCATTATAGCCTGTTTTATAAATTTTCTGCCGGAAAAAATAAATTATATATACGATAA
- a CDS encoding DUF6452 family protein — protein sequence MKVISGSGAMMVVACLLSMLFLGSCQSDELCEEATSNPLRLGFYLPTVIDGAPTAYTVDSLTVYGAGRADSLIYDNTKSVRSIEVPLNPASTNTGFVFIFPENITDTLWVEYTHSLNFVSAECGFTMFYDILEVSHTNYRISTVQLSQNLLNHSLEEHIKILLYPDADL from the coding sequence ATGAAAGTCATTTCAGGATCGGGTGCAATGATGGTGGTGGCATGTTTGCTCAGCATGTTGTTCCTGGGCTCTTGCCAAAGCGACGAGTTATGCGAGGAAGCCACCTCCAACCCGCTTCGGCTGGGCTTTTACCTGCCCACTGTTATAGATGGGGCGCCAACGGCCTACACCGTCGACAGCCTCACCGTTTATGGTGCAGGCCGGGCCGACAGCCTGATTTACGATAACACCAAAAGTGTCCGTAGCATTGAAGTCCCACTGAACCCTGCATCGACTAACACTGGCTTTGTTTTCATTTTCCCTGAGAACATCACGGACACCCTTTGGGTGGAATATACCCATTCCCTGAATTTTGTCTCTGCCGAATGCGGATTTACAATGTTCTATGATATTCTTGAAGTATCACATACCAATTACCGGATCAGCACCGTTCAACTATCCCAAAACCTGCTTAACCACAGCCTTGAAGAACATATCAAAATACTGCTTTATCCTGACGCTGACCTTTAG
- a CDS encoding TonB-dependent receptor has translation MQKGLMFFLFSGLFIAATYAEEPDTLITLQEVSITARRQTDFGTGHNTQTLDSLALQRQPDQDLGYLLGRQTGLFIKSYGPGILASTALRGGQPGQTALMWNGFNLHSPMNGQTDLALLPALFADEVQVQYGGGSALWGSGAMGGAIFINNHPSRKQGLSGSLGFYTGSIGDLSQQVKISYGRPRFSTTLRAFNRNAGNQYRFENTTLPENPIETQELAGITQRGIMHDTWFQLGKAHRFDLRWWWQESDRDIPPSLDMAYYESRQQDQSLRLNAQYQLSLPRLLIFVRGAHFEDYLDFSDNFEYLANSYSNQLTGEAEARWNPLKGLIVNWGFNVQKTTAKAEEYEEEKYRNSLALFASTKWEAFEDQLEVVLSGRQEIVRDREIPFSPSLGLAWKPIRHWVVKGNAGYSYLLPSLNDLYWNPGGNPDLKPEQGWGGEMRVERNVARAINKQSFNIFEHLSIGGYHRSIRNWIIWLPQGDSWIWMPENRLEVKSYGLESRWGGHWQLGQGTIEWSLRYDHTIAQNSKGVGEDDPSMGKQLIYVPHHRGGINLRFSIRSLGIFYNHEITGKRYTNSDNSQSLPSYHTGDIGLYWKHSVFNHQLGLNLTVENLWNTPYQIIANRPMPLRYFRGGITFSFAQKTES, from the coding sequence ATGCAAAAAGGATTAATGTTTTTTTTGTTTAGCGGGCTTTTCATTGCCGCCACTTATGCAGAAGAACCCGACACCCTGATCACCTTGCAGGAAGTTTCCATTACCGCCAGACGTCAAACGGATTTCGGCACTGGCCACAACACCCAAACGCTCGATAGCCTCGCGCTTCAGCGGCAACCTGATCAGGATTTGGGATATTTACTTGGCAGGCAAACAGGATTGTTTATCAAAAGTTATGGTCCGGGGATTCTTGCCAGCACCGCCTTGCGGGGTGGACAACCGGGCCAGACTGCCCTGATGTGGAACGGCTTCAACCTGCATAGCCCGATGAATGGACAGACTGATCTTGCTTTATTACCGGCCCTGTTTGCCGATGAGGTCCAGGTACAGTATGGCGGAGGAAGTGCCCTGTGGGGCAGCGGAGCCATGGGAGGGGCCATTTTTATCAACAACCATCCCAGCAGAAAACAGGGCCTTTCCGGCAGCCTGGGCTTTTATACCGGAAGCATTGGCGACCTGAGCCAGCAAGTGAAGATAAGCTATGGGAGGCCCCGTTTCTCGACGACCTTGCGGGCCTTCAACCGGAATGCCGGAAACCAGTACCGTTTCGAAAACACCACCCTCCCGGAAAACCCTATCGAGACCCAGGAATTAGCAGGCATCACCCAAAGGGGCATCATGCACGACACCTGGTTTCAGCTGGGGAAAGCCCACCGGTTTGATCTGCGTTGGTGGTGGCAGGAAAGCGACCGCGACATTCCACCCTCACTTGATATGGCGTATTATGAGTCGAGGCAACAGGATCAAAGCCTGCGGCTCAACGCGCAATACCAGCTCAGTCTGCCCAGGTTGCTGATATTTGTCAGGGGAGCCCATTTTGAAGATTACCTCGATTTCAGCGACAACTTCGAATACCTCGCAAACAGTTATTCCAATCAGTTAACAGGGGAAGCGGAGGCTCGCTGGAACCCCCTTAAGGGCTTGATCGTGAATTGGGGTTTCAATGTTCAAAAAACCACCGCCAAGGCGGAAGAGTATGAAGAGGAAAAATACCGGAACAGCCTGGCGCTGTTTGCCTCCACCAAGTGGGAGGCCTTTGAAGACCAGTTGGAAGTGGTGCTGAGCGGGCGCCAGGAGATTGTAAGAGACCGGGAAATTCCCTTTTCACCTTCTCTGGGCCTTGCCTGGAAACCTATCCGTCACTGGGTAGTAAAGGGCAATGCCGGATACAGCTATCTGCTGCCCTCACTGAATGACCTTTACTGGAACCCGGGGGGCAATCCCGACCTGAAACCCGAACAGGGCTGGGGCGGCGAAATGCGTGTTGAACGCAATGTGGCCCGGGCAATCAACAAGCAATCCTTCAATATCTTTGAACATCTGAGCATCGGCGGTTATCACAGGAGCATACGCAACTGGATCATCTGGCTGCCTCAGGGCGACTCGTGGATATGGATGCCCGAAAACAGGCTGGAGGTGAAAAGCTACGGCCTGGAAAGCCGATGGGGAGGCCATTGGCAATTGGGACAGGGCACCATTGAATGGAGCCTAAGATATGACCACACCATCGCGCAAAATTCAAAAGGAGTTGGTGAAGACGACCCTTCGATGGGCAAACAACTTATCTATGTGCCACATCACCGCGGAGGCATCAACCTGAGGTTTTCCATCAGGAGCCTGGGCATCTTCTACAACCACGAGATCACTGGAAAGCGATACACAAACAGCGACAACAGCCAGTCGTTGCCTTCTTACCACACCGGGGATATTGGCTTGTACTGGAAACATAGCGTTTTCAATCACCAGTTGGGGCTGAACCTGACCGTGGAGAACCTCTGGAACACCCCTTACCAGATCATTGCCAACCGCCCCATGCCCCTGAGGTACTTCAGAGGAGGTATTACATTTTCTTTTGCTCAAAAAACGGAAAGCTAA
- a CDS encoding DUF456 domain-containing protein: MAEGLLITLSILLLILGTVGAFLPVLPGPPLSFAGMLILHFTPGYDFTGKQLIIFGLLAAIITIVDLVLPVYGTRRTGGSKRGMYGAAIGLVAGIFFFPPAGIIVGPFLGALIAELSNNRDLAPAVRAAFGSLVGLLAGALLKFVYSIAVIWICLRLLFFGSQTLALL; the protein is encoded by the coding sequence ATGGCTGAAGGCCTTTTGATTACCCTTAGCATCCTGCTGCTGATACTGGGCACCGTGGGGGCATTTCTGCCTGTATTGCCCGGCCCTCCCCTGAGCTTTGCCGGGATGCTGATTCTACATTTCACCCCGGGTTATGATTTCACCGGCAAACAGCTGATCATTTTTGGCCTGCTGGCAGCCATCATCACCATTGTCGACCTGGTTTTGCCCGTTTACGGAACCCGCAGGACCGGGGGAAGCAAACGGGGGATGTATGGTGCGGCCATTGGTTTAGTGGCTGGTATTTTCTTTTTCCCGCCTGCAGGAATTATTGTTGGCCCTTTTTTGGGAGCCCTCATTGCCGAATTATCGAACAACAGGGACCTGGCCCCGGCCGTCAGGGCTGCCTTTGGAAGTCTTGTGGGGTTGCTGGCGGGCGCTTTGCTCAAATTCGTCTATTCTATTGCCGTGATCTGGATCTGCCTCCGGCTGTTATTCTTTGGTTCACAAACCCTGGCCCTGCTCTGA
- a CDS encoding PspC domain-containing protein, with protein MNKKLTKGSDRMIAGVCSGIAEYFDIDPTLIRILFVLFGLTGAGIIFYLILAIIIPSKEY; from the coding sequence ATGAACAAAAAATTGACCAAAGGCAGCGACCGGATGATTGCAGGTGTTTGCAGTGGAATTGCCGAATACTTCGACATCGATCCTACCTTGATTCGTATTCTTTTTGTTTTGTTTGGCCTTACCGGCGCTGGCATCATATTTTATTTGATCCTGGCCATTATCATACCATCAAAAGAATACTAG
- a CDS encoding endonuclease, producing the protein MSIFTTRKFTPLLLVFALIMTNVQAISAGSISLSVSSLPDFRGVFPGHFSDVQFYYVQASELSEDLSISADGPFRISLDCSENFGSSLNLTQNNGTIASRRIYVRFFPESTGEKQGTITHQSGDSGPEILGVSGLGIESTIPSGYYDGATGQGSQLKTQLFDIINDHQPQTYSSLWTHFLETDATYSGKVWDMYSDIPCQEPPYTFTFGDDQDSGSGGNVEGEFYNREHSVPQSWFESAMPMYTELFHIFPSDKMVNGKRGNYPYGEVNNPSWTSQNGSKLGPNILSGYSGIAFEPIDAYKGDIARGYFYMATRYEDDLSEWIGNGNAGEVFTSNEFPGLKAWAEEMFLEWHTRDPVSQKEILRNQAIYEIQGNRNPFIDHPEFASRIWDENNVSVSDPQAIAKITVYPNPARDWFILEAPEGTYKLELFTLHGARVFTETLVPGETRISTNNMIPGLYLLILTTEQGNFHQKVLVE; encoded by the coding sequence ATGTCAATTTTCACTACTCGCAAGTTCACCCCCTTGCTCCTGGTTTTTGCGCTGATTATGACAAATGTTCAAGCCATCTCCGCGGGCAGCATTAGCCTCTCCGTGTCCAGTCTGCCAGATTTTCGGGGAGTTTTTCCGGGGCATTTCTCCGATGTGCAGTTTTATTACGTTCAGGCCAGTGAGTTGAGCGAAGATCTTTCCATTAGTGCAGATGGGCCCTTCAGGATTTCTTTGGATTGCAGTGAAAATTTCGGAAGCAGCCTGAACCTGACCCAAAACAACGGAACGATTGCCTCCAGGCGGATCTATGTAAGGTTTTTCCCTGAATCAACCGGTGAAAAGCAGGGGACAATAACCCATCAATCCGGTGATTCGGGCCCCGAAATCCTTGGTGTTTCAGGCTTGGGGATTGAAAGTACCATTCCCAGCGGATATTATGATGGAGCCACCGGACAGGGCAGTCAGCTTAAGACCCAGCTGTTTGACATCATCAACGACCACCAGCCCCAAACCTATTCAAGCCTGTGGACCCATTTCCTGGAAACTGACGCCACTTATTCAGGAAAGGTCTGGGATATGTATTCCGACATCCCCTGCCAGGAACCTCCCTACACCTTCACCTTTGGCGATGATCAGGATTCCGGCTCAGGGGGGAATGTTGAGGGCGAATTTTACAACCGCGAGCACTCGGTTCCACAATCGTGGTTTGAGAGCGCCATGCCAATGTACACCGAGCTGTTTCATATTTTTCCCTCCGATAAGATGGTGAATGGCAAAAGAGGCAATTACCCTTACGGGGAGGTCAACAATCCCAGCTGGACATCGCAGAATGGCAGTAAACTGGGACCCAACATCTTATCGGGTTATTCAGGGATTGCCTTCGAACCTATCGATGCTTACAAGGGTGACATCGCCCGGGGATATTTTTATATGGCCACCCGCTATGAGGACGACCTCAGCGAATGGATTGGCAATGGCAATGCCGGTGAAGTGTTCACCAGCAATGAATTCCCTGGCCTGAAAGCCTGGGCGGAAGAGATGTTTCTGGAATGGCATACCCGGGATCCGGTCAGCCAAAAGGAAATCCTCCGCAACCAGGCCATTTACGAGATCCAGGGGAACCGGAATCCTTTCATTGACCATCCAGAGTTTGCCAGCAGAATCTGGGACGAAAATAATGTCTCGGTAAGCGATCCCCAGGCTATCGCAAAAATAACTGTTTACCCCAACCCCGCCCGGGACTGGTTTATTCTTGAAGCACCCGAAGGCACGTACAAGTTGGAATTATTCACGTTGCATGGGGCAAGGGTCTTCACAGAAACCCTGGTTCCCGGTGAAACCCGTATCAGTACCAATAACATGATACCAGGCCTTTATCTATTGATATTAACCACCGAACAGGGGAACTTTCACCAAAAGGTCCTTGTTGAATGA